The stretch of DNA CAGGTCAGTAACGCTGGATCGTTCGCGGCATAGGGCGTGCCGTCCGGCAACACGCCCGTCACCCGGTCGTGGATCGATCGCACACGCGCAATTGCCGCCTCAGCAGCTTCGGTCGATCCGCGCGTCGTGATGCCGACGAACCGCGCGGTCCGTCGCAGCCGACCATGCATGTCGGCCCGAAAATTCGAATGGTCCCATACGCCAGCCAGCGCCGCCGGATGCAACATCTGCAGCAACAGCGACGATACGCCGCCGATCATCATCGCCGTAAAATCGCTATGGACCACCCAGACCGCGGACCCGGGGCCGAACAATCCGTCGTCACCAGGGGGACGGATCAACCCTGGGTCCTCGCTCATGCCACCCGGGCGCATTACCGACTGCACCTGGGCCCGGATGGCATGACGAATGGGGTTCATGCGCCTGATATAAGGTCGCTTATGGTCTTTGCACCGTCCCGCTAACGATCGGGGCATCGCACTCGCCGAGTTCGCTGCGCCTCGCCGAGCCTAACCTACCCTATCGACGGAAGATCGACGCGCCGCCCGGCCGCGGCGCGCATGTCTCACCGAGTTGGCACGGGCTCCGCGCCCGAATAATCATAGAAGCCGCGCTTGGTCTTACGCCCGAACCAGCCAGCCTCGACATACTTCACCAGCACCGGCGCCGGCCGGAACTTCGGATCACCCGTCCCCTCGAACAGCACGCGCGTGATCTCCAGGCACGTGTCGAGCCCGATGAAATCCGCCAGCGTCAGCGGCCCCATCGGATGGTTCAGCCCCAACTGGCACGCCAGGTCGATATCGCGCACGCTCGCCACGCCTTCGCCCAGCGCGAAGCATGCCTCGTTAATCATCGGCATCAGCACGCGGTTGACGATGAAGCCCGGCGCGTCGTTCGCATGCACCACCTGCTTGCCGAGCTTTTCCGCAAACGCCTCAACCGCCGCTACCGTAGCGTCCGACGTCGCCAGCCCCCGGATCAACTCGATCGGCCGCATCACCGGCACCGGGTTAAAGAAATGCACGCCCATGAACCGTGCCGGATCGGGCGCCGCCTGCGCCAGCCGCGTGATCGGGATCGACGACGTGTTCGACGCCAGGATCGCGTCCGGTCCCAGCACCTTGCCGACCTCGGTGAAGATCGCGCGCTTTACCGCTTCGCGCTCCGTCGCCGCCTCGACGACGATCGCACACTCGCCCATGTCCGCCACGCTAGCGACGGGCTCGATCAGCGCCAGCACCGCATCGCGCGCGTCCGTGCCGATCTTTTCCTTCTCGACCAGCCGCGCCAGTGCCTTGGCAATCCCCGCCTTGCCCTTGCTCGCAGCGTCCAGCGACACGTCCGCCAACAGCACACGGTATCCTGCCTGCGCCGACACCTGCGCGATCCCCGCGCCCATCTGCCCCGCACCAATCACGCCGATCGTCTGCATGTCTCTCTCCTAGATGTTTGCCCCTCCCTAGCTGCTTTTCCCCGCGCGGCCAGAGCGCTAGGCTGCAGCAATGCTATGCAAACCGATCTTTTACGCGCTTGCGTCCGTCGTCGTATTGCCCCTGGTGGCGGCCTGTTCGCCGAGCCAACCTACCCCCCGGCCCAAGGTCGAGCCGGTGCCCAAGACTGATCCGGCCCCCATCGCGCCGACAGCACATCAGGCGAGGCCCGCCACCGACTCGCACGCGACGCCGAAGCCCGGCACGCTGAAGACCTTCGCCGACTGGACCGTCGGTTGCGACAACA from Sphingomonas faeni encodes:
- a CDS encoding 3-hydroxyacyl-CoA dehydrogenase NAD-binding domain-containing protein, producing MQTIGVIGAGQMGAGIAQVSAQAGYRVLLADVSLDAASKGKAGIAKALARLVEKEKIGTDARDAVLALIEPVASVADMGECAIVVEAATEREAVKRAIFTEVGKVLGPDAILASNTSSIPITRLAQAAPDPARFMGVHFFNPVPVMRPIELIRGLATSDATVAAVEAFAEKLGKQVVHANDAPGFIVNRVLMPMINEACFALGEGVASVRDIDLACQLGLNHPMGPLTLADFIGLDTCLEITRVLFEGTGDPKFRPAPVLVKYVEAGWFGRKTKRGFYDYSGAEPVPTR